Proteins from a genomic interval of Anabrus simplex isolate iqAnaSimp1 chromosome 13, ASM4041472v1, whole genome shotgun sequence:
- the LOC136885044 gene encoding mitochondrial carnitine/acylcarnitine carrier protein isoform X2 produces the protein MPSKEHEAEISSFNYLVSGSVGGALAVLVGHPLDTVKVRLQTMPKIPGEEPMYKGTWDCFVKTLANEGVLGLLRGLTAPLVLVTPMFALWFLGYDWGKRLQMKRPDEELTVPQLLAAGAFSALVTLPVQVPGERIKCVQQAAEATRYQYPLSTIKNLYREGGIRNFYVGSSATLLRELPSTGIYFMTYEELQRILTPEGATEVGVMQTLFSGGVAGIFNWLVAIPPDVLKSRQQAAPVGTYPRGLIDVFTQLIREEGIQALYRGSIPVLIRAFPVNAACFLGFELCLKFLTWLEET, from the coding sequence ATGCCTTCAAAGGAACACGAGGCGGAAATAAGCTCTTTCAATTATTTGGTGAGCGGCAGTGTTGGAGGAGCCTTGGCTGTATTGGTTGGACATCCCCTGGACACAGTAAAAGTTCGACTACAAACGATGCCTAAAATTCCCGGAGAGGAGCCGATGTATAAAGGAACGTGGGATTGTTTCGTAAAGACTCTCGCCAATGAAGGCGTGCTGGGTCTTTTAAGAGGATTGACTGCACCTCTAGTTCTAGTAACTCCAATGTTTGCCCTTTGGTTCTTAGGTTACGACTGGGGGAAGCGTTTGCAAATGAAGCGGCCTGACGAAGAACTTACTGTCCCGCAACTGTTAGCTGCTGGAGCGTTTTCGGCATTAGTTACTCTCCCAGTACAAGTGCCAGGAGAACGGATTAAATGTGTACAGCAGGCTGCTGAAGCTACCCGGTACCAATATCCACTTTCTACGATAAAGAACTTATACAGAGAAGGAGGAATTCGGAATTTCTATGTAGGAAGTTCCGCTACCCTGCTTAGAGAATTACCATCTACTGGAATATACTTCATGACATATGAAGAGCTTCAGCGAATATTAACCCCTGAAGGCGCTACTGAGGTAGGAGTTATGCAAACTCTGTTTTCTGGCGGAGTAGCTGGTATTTTTAACTGGCTTGTAGCCATTCCACCTGATGTTCTTAAGAGCAGACAGCAGGCTGCACCGGTAGGAACGTACCCTCGAGGCCTAATAGATGTATTTACACAACTTATACGGGAGGAAGGTATTCAAGCACTCTACAGAGGAAGTATACCAGTCCTCATACGAGCATTCCCTGTCAATGCGGCTTGCTTTCTTGGATTTGAATTATGTTTGAAATTTCTCACTTGGCTCGAAGAAACGTGA